Sequence from the Arachis hypogaea cultivar Tifrunner unplaced genomic scaffold, arahy.Tifrunner.gnm2.J5K5 arahy.Tifrunner.gnm2.scaffold_228, whole genome shotgun sequence genome:
GGGTTTATGAGCCCTAGCCCTGTAAGCCCACACCTGTGTAGAGTAGATCGTTCAACACCTGCGGCACTAACCCATTTTTGACCTATGGGTCCTAGTCTCATAGGCGACCGAACGGCCGCCCCCTAATTACTAGACCAACCTGCTGTAATAATTCCATAAACACCTAACGAAGATATGGCAAACAAATAAAGTAGCCCTATGTTCGAATCTGACAATACCATACCATAATCAAAAGGTACAACGGCCCGAGCGACCAGACTTAACATAAATGTAGCCACTGGAGCCATTCTAAAAAGGGAGAAATTAGCACTACTTGGTGAAATAGGTTCTTTTAGAATCAATTTCAAACCATCTGCTAGAGGTTGTAACAATCCGAACGATCCCACTACATCAGGACCCTTTCGACGTTGCACAAAAGCCATTACTTTACGTTCCGCTAGCACTAAAAAGGCTACTCCTAGTAGAAGTGGTAGAATTATTCCTAGTATTTCAGCTGGAACAGCTATGTACGTTTTCGATTTTCTATTCACTCATGATCTGGCCTGGTCGACCCAATCATGATATTGAAGGATGGGACCTTTTCTCGAAAaacttttttttcacattttcggAACTAGAAGACATAGTTGATGAGATCTATAAAGTTCAAAATCTGTTCGCATAACCAAGCATTTTGGCCATGTAACATGACATCATAATAGTCATTTGTCAGAAAGCCCGGCATACAGAGGGCAATCCGATCGTCTCCAATAACAGCCCGAACAAGGTCGGGCATCGTCCATTCGGGAGGTAATTGCCTCCCGCTTCTCCTCACCCACTTAGTGTATTCATTAGAGATTCGATTAAGTCCCCCCTCAAAGTCAGGTGGAGCGCTTTCAGCATCTGACCTAGTGGAAGAGGTACTTGACAGACTGTCTAAAGACATAGTATCCGATAGCATAAATTGGACATCACTGGCCCTACCTAACAAAGGGATGTCCATAGAGAACTAAGGCCTGCTCATTCATGATATATTTCTTTGTTTGTAAACGTGCTCTGCTCCCCCCAAAAAAAGAGAGACTTGTTGGAATTGTAAATCACCGGTTGGGTTGGTCCAACCAAGAAAGACATGGGATTGGGGGACATTAATGAACACAAGACCAAGACAAGACTTGGGcagctttttctatttctttcgcCTTCTCAGGTCTTTGTTTTCTTACGAAATTTTGGATTTCACCAATAAGCAAGCTATAGTAAGTAAAGTCAGTTTTTTCAGGTGTGGTGTGCTTTGGGGGCTGAGGCAAAAAAAAGACTGTACCGGGTGTCCTTTCCTCTCGTCAGGCAGCTATCTCGAGCTCACTGAACACTAACTTAATCCTTATTCTTTTGAGAACTTTTCCTTTAGCTTTGTGTAATTGAGCTTGACTTAGTTGGTTTCAAAGGGGCCCGTGGCAGGCAACCAAGTCTGCTAACCTTCACTCCTTTTTTTCCGGTACTGCTTGCTGAGATCGGCATAAAAGATAGGGATCGGATGGAGTTCTTTCTTTTTAGAATGTATCTGTCGTTCTTGGAGTTGCCGTTTTTGAGTATgagaatgaagaaatgagatcTTTTAGTAAGCGTAGGGAGCGCTGGGATCCCAGAATAGGATCCCGAGCGGAATTAATAGTAGGAAATCAATACACAAGTCGTCGGTCTTTCTTAAAATTGGCCTTCTCTTCGATCTTTTATTCAATCTTTCGTATGTGGTAGCCGCTCATTTGTCTATGTATGGTATGTGCGTAGGAATGCCCACATTGACAAGAATGCCGGCTCAATCAATCCCATATCATATATAGGGTGATGTAGAGCTCCTGGAAGGTCTTTCTTCAAGCCAGCCTAGAGTTCATGAGTTGAGGGGTTTCGGAGTTAAGTCGAA
This genomic interval carries:
- the LOC114927343 gene encoding NADH-ubiquinone oxidoreductase chain 1, which codes for MAFVQRRKGPDVVGSFGLLQPLADGLKLILKEPISPSSANFSLFRMAPVATFMLSLVARAVVPFDYGMVLSDSNIGLLYLFAISSLGVYGIITAGWSSN